Genomic window (Muntiacus reevesi chromosome X, mMunRee1.1, whole genome shotgun sequence):
TCGAACCCAGAACCAGAGTCTTTGCCGACCATCGTGGTGAAATGGCTGCCCCTAAGGAAAAGGAGGggcaggcccagagagaagaTTTGGACTGCCTGCcgggcagagcaggggaggcttGATGCTAGCAGAGGGTGGTATGGCCTCACCTCACGTTAGACCCGACCTGGCCCTTTCCACctcactgggaacctgggaagctggattgtgtgccctttccctctcaggtgaccAGGAACCAACTGACCATCCCCCAAGACCGAAAAGACAGCAGCAGCTACCCGGAAGGCAGGGGTGTCCTCGGGTAATACTTCTTCTGGCTCCTGGAAATGCACACCCAAACCCCATGGTGGGATCTGGGTCCAAGTTCAACTGACATGTGtggggcccccccacccccatcccgaaccccagggagggagcccacctcctttccccgGAGGAAAGTTTTTCCCTTGCCAGTCTAGACACCTGGCTTTGGGATGGAGGgcccgggggagaggagaggaggaggagaggggaggcgggtgtatactaaccatttctcttcctcctgtgtctgctggcctagtgtctggtgctacagagagaaatagacgaccttaaggagcaacttggtatgaggaaccagggacagagagcagcagGTTCTTAGTGCAGAAGCAGGGTGGGCCCTTGtggtggggtgggctgcaggtgcagggggccttatagggatcagcattcctgtggggaggagaacctatCAAGCCTGTCCGTGGAGTGTGCGGTGCATGTTCAGCTGGGCGTGCggacaagtagcaaagtactgtgtggactgcGTGCATACTCTGCCAGCCAGACGAGTCCTAGAGAGCTCCTGATAGGACTTGTAGAGATGCCTTGTTGATCTGTTGTGGTCTCTAAGGGTCTTGTTGGATTGTTCGCGAGACAGTTTTTGAATGGTTTGGGCATGGCCCGGAGCTTGAGAGCTCTTGACACATTACGTCTCCTTTTAGGAAATGGCTCCACATTTAATTCCGGTAGcggggagtgatcaggcccagagctctttgcaTCGTGGTTGGGGGTATGTGTGTTTCAGGTTGCAGGGCTAGGTGATTCCCCACGGGGACAGGGGCACAGGTTTATATTCtgtctgtctggagcacctgtttatgcctctccctgttgcagcctccaagcggtacctggctgacaagttccagatcgtttgaagtgagtgttacacCCTGCATGCCCCTTCCCACAACGTTGGCTCTTGAGCAAGGCTGTGGGCTGGCCCTGGCTTGAGGCTCTTCCCTGATTCTGCTGTTTTACAGGTTGAGTCCAGTATCTTCCTGCAAGAGGAGCAGCAGTTGACCTCCAAGGCCGGCGAGCTATAGCCAAGCTTGTTGCCTCTTgttctgcctccaccagggcatcctctgccctttgttttgccccctctctgcccagtgtcacagcagtgtttgattaaaggacttcttATGTTCTGTGTTCTGCCCTGTCTCTGGGGGGTAGGGGTTAAGGGAGTGGGACGAGGCCTGGTGGGGAGCTGTTCCACGTCAGAACATTTTCCAGAACAGTACCTCTGGAATTAGTGTTGGGAtctctgggtcagcctctgctaCCATCCAGGCCATCAGACCAGCGGAGCGCCCCCAGTCTGTGTTCTGTGTGGCCTCTGTCTGGCCACATTGGCACGTCCTCCCTTTTGCCTGAAGGCCCTTTCTATTTCTCTAAACACCCTCCTCTGGGGTTTAGCAGTTTCCATTCATTGCTGCCACTCTGCTTCCCTGTCGGAAGGAACTCATGACCCCCTTACAGAGCTCCAGTCTTTCACCCTTCCCTCACTGCACTCATTGTCCTGCTTACCCTGACCCCTCTGCTTTCCTGTCAGAGCACCCTCGATCCCTCCCCTGGCTTGTCATCCATGACCTTGCCTGCATGTTTACTTAAGCAGGTGGTAACAGGCACAGGTTTGCTCATCTTCCCCCTTCCTGGGCCCTACCCTCTCAGtggatccccaccccaccccccagtacCAGCTTGCAAGCAGGAACCTGCATACTCTCCCCCTCTCCTGTTTAGCACTCACCCCTGAGACTCAGGCACCAAAACTTTTGCTCCCACTTCCTCGGGTTCAGTAAAGGGCATGAGGATGAATCTTGGACCCAGTGAACTGGGGAGCAGGAGTGAAGGTACAGGGAATACAGGAGAAATGCTCAGGTTAGTTGCTGAGCTGGAAGTCAGGAGAGGCGTCTGGTGCCAATCTGGGGCAGAGTGCACCCTGACAGCTAGAGATGGATGGTCCAGTCCTTGGAGCTTTCATatcctccctgccctagccagctgaccaGCCTACACTCCTGCAGCCTGGATGTCTCTCTGCCCTTGGGTGGAAAGGGGCCTGTCAGGCTCTATGACAAGTATGGTTGGTAAGTCTGTGTTCTTACAAGGTCTCCATCAAATACTGTTCCATCAGCCCCATGACATAGATTTTCCTGCAAATGCTATTTCCCGGAGTGTCCCAGCTCAGTCTGCCAGACTACTTGTTAGGGCACCCAAGACAGGGTCTGAAATCTGTGTTCAATTTCTCCCCCCCACCCTGAAGTTTGAGGAGGACTTCCTTCTCTTAGCCAAGACCCCAGGGCTGTGTCAGCCTGTGACTCAGAGGGACACATTTGTATTTGAGTGAAGTGAGGGTAGGTTCTGCCTGACTCCCTTCCTGAAACACCAtggttttatttcacaaaagaggGTTTGATGGTGGGTAGCACATTCAAAGCTTGTGCCTGGGCATCTCTCTGTGTGAATAAAAGTCATCAGGGATAATGCCCCTTGAGGCAGAAAGATGTGATTCAGGCAGTAATGGAAGTAAGAGACTGGTCCAGATCCGGTAAGGCATTGAGTGAGCCAAAGCAAGGGTCGGATCTGCTTTATTCAAGGGATGTTGTCACATTACCAAAACATAGAAGGAGAGGATGCAGTTCACCAAACCTCAGGACAGGACATCTCAAAATGTTGGAGTCGCTGGAGGAGGCACTGGATCCTAACTTGCAATTCTGTGATGtctgccaactgctgagggtgtggatgggTAAAAATGGGAAGGGTACATGGGATATGGCTGCCCATCTTAGAAACAGGAGAACCCCCCCAACCTGGGTTACTTGTGGGGAGTTAGGGGTGACTGCACCTGAGCAATGGGGAGCACTTGGGTCCACCCTTCCCCTATGCTCTCATGGTGACTTCCTTCCGGGGCTCATGGCATGAGGTCAGGTGGACAGAGCAGGAGGGTTGGGACCCGCAGAGACCTCAGGGTCGGAAAAGAACATGTGTGGGACTTACTCCTTCCACTCAAACCCCTCCTTGGAGCAGGTGGGCTTGATCACTTAGTTTGcagctgatccagtggttattgcCTGGTGGTGTAGCCCATCTCGCTGTTGTCCGAGTGAGTAAATTTGCCAGAGACCATCCAGCTGAGAGGTCTCTGCCCACCgagacatgtaggtaagttgtgccTGGGGAGAAGTTCAGCACCAGCATCAGCACCACCCTTGGAcagagaggggcctgggactttggtcaccagggtgaggaagtATAGAAGCTCAGGGAAGTGGAGGTGTGACGGTGTGAACATAACCCCTTGTTCACTTTCTAGGGCAGGAAGaatgtgaaaacacaaaagaccaccatccatctctagctgGCAGGGTGCAGTCTGACCCAGGTTGGCACCAAACAGATGCGTCTCCTGACGTCCAGTCCAGAGACTAGcctgtctcctgtgttccctgtacgttccctcctgctccccaggtcaCTGGGTCCAGGCTTCATGCCAAAGTCCTTCATTGAATCCAAAGGAGAAGCGAAACTATTGGTGCCTGAGTCTCAGGGGTGAGGGCTAAAGAGGAGATGAGGACTGTGTGCAGGTTCCAGCGTGCAAGGTgggagtggggcgggggtggggatggtacgggcagtagggactccaatgagagggcagagcctgggaagggggAGATGAGGGCACCTGtgcctgtttccacctgctgaaCTACAGGTGCACGCAAGGTCACCAATGGCAATTCAGGGGAGGGATCGAGGGTACTCCAATGGAAAATAGAGTGGTCAGGGTAATTGGGACATGAATCCAGTGCAGCAAGCAGGATGGGATGGAGCTCTGTGAGTCATGAGTTCCTTCCAATGGGGAGGCAGAATGTCAACGATGGATGGGAACCGGCAAATCCCAGAGGAGCGAATTTAAAGAACTAGAAGAAGCCTTTAAGGGAATGGGAGGATGGGTCAATGTGGCCATACAAGGCCCTCAGTGAACCCAGACCAGGGGCACTCTGGTGCCCTGCTGGCCTGGATGGgagcagaggctgacccagaaTCCCCACCGCAGGATGCCAGAAGTACTGCTCTGCAACAGGCTCTGATATGAGTGGCTCCCCACCAGGCCTTGCCCCACTCCGCCTACCCCTACCTCCGAGAGAGAGGGTAGAGCACAGAAtatgagaagtcctttaatcaaaaactgctgtgaaactggggcagagagggggcaaacaagggcagaggatgccctggtggaggcagaacGAGAGGCAACAAGCTTAGCCGCAGCTCGCCGGCCCGGGAGGTAACAGCTGCTCCTCTTGCAGGAAGATACTGGACTCCACCTGTaaaacagcagagtcagggaagaaCCTCAAGCCAGGgcagcccacagccctgctcaacagccaacgttgtgggaaggggtatgcagtgtgtaacactcacgtcaaacgatctggaacttgtcagccaggtaccgcatggaggctgcaacagggagaggcataaacaggtgctccagacagacgGACATAGAAGCCTGTGCCCCTGTCCCGGTGGGGAACCACCTAGCCCTGCAACCTGAAACACACATACCCCCAGCCCCGATGCAAAGtgctctgggcctgatcactccccaCTACTGGAATTTAATATGGagccatttcctaaaaggaaacataatgtgccagcagctctcaagctCAGGGCCATGCCCAAACCATTCAAAAATTGTCTCACAAACAATCCAACAAGACCCTTAGAGGCCACACCAGATCAACAGGGCATCTCTACAAGTCCTATTAGAAGGAGCTCTCTAGGACTCGTCTGGCTGGCAGAGTATGCACgcagtccacacagtactttgctGCTTGTCCGCACGCCCAGCTGGACATGCACCGCACACTCCACGGACAGGCTTGataggttctcctccccacaggaatgctgatcccTACGAGGCCCCCTGCACCTGCAGCCCTCCTCACCCCAAGGGCCCACCCCGattctgcactaagaacccgctgctctctgtccctggttcctcataccaagttgctccttaaggtcgtctatttctctctgtagcaccagacactaggccagcaGACAAAGGAGGAACAGAAATGGTTAGTATACACCCGCCtcgcctctcctcctcctctcttcttcccCGGGTCCTCATCCCAAACCAGGTGTCTAGACTGGCAAGGGAAAGACATTCCTCAGTGGAATGgaggtgggctccctccctggggtgCGGGATAGGGGCGGGGTTGGCCCACACAAGTCAGTTGCACTTGGACTCAGATCCCACCATGGTGTTTGGGTGTGCATTCATAGGAGCCAGAAGAAACATTACCCGAGGACAGCCCTGCCTTCTGcgtggctgctgctgccttttcGGTCTTGGGCCATGGTCAGTTGGTTCCTggtcacctgagagggaaaggacacacaatccagcttcccaggttcccagtAAGGTGGAAACCGCCAAGCAGGCTCTAACGTGAGGTGAGGCAGTACCACCCTCTGCTAGCATCACGtctcccctgctctgcctgggAGGCAGCTCAAAACTTCTCTCTGGGCCTGCCCCTCTATTCCTTAGGGCAGCCATTTCACCATGATGGAGGCTCTGCATTCGAGCCTCCCAGAGcggcagccacagccagcacctgggagagcaatgtgggcgaacagcacttcacagaaaaggCCATTAGCCTGCAGGTCTACGCCCAGAGTAGCTGTTGGGGCACTGCCACAGATCACCCCTGCCAAACAAATTCTACACAGAAGGTGATGGTGCCAGGTCCAGCCCTGGTGACACCCTGTTTCTCATGGGAGAAGTggcctgagagcaaggctgagcccccagaagagagagTGAGTCAGATacagaggtttctgccctcacccctggcctcctcccccaTATCAAAACCCAGGACACTCACGTGATGGGCCAGGCCCTCTGGGCCTGACTTCTCCCTTGTTCATGGCCACGGGCTCTGAGTTTCTTGAATCCTGTGTGCCTCTGATGTTGAGGTTGGCCCTGCCAGGTTCTCCATGATGCAGCGATGGAAAAGATGGCCATGGCCTGTCAGTGGTAAGCTACAAACAAGATTTCTCACTAAGCTGGTGTAaggatatgtgtgtgcgtgtgcgtgtgtgtaccagtgcatttatatgtctgtgtttGTGAGAGCTCATGTGATTCAAGACAGAGCTGAGGCAGGGAATCGGAAAGAGTATTGAAAGGCTGATCTCTTTAGCACATTCTCTGTCAGTCAGCCCCAGGCCTGTAGGCAGAACTGAGCTGGGGACAACATGTGGCACTGAGAAAGCCTGAGGCCCCTGCAAAAAGGTTTGGGGAAGAGTTAGGAAGTAGGATTCAGGAAAGTGATGTGTCTAAACACCGaagctctgtgaagcttttaaggggtcccctCAAATCAATTCAGCTACCAgctctcccttccactccagACCCAGCCTCGTGGAGGAGGCTGAAAATAGGACAAAGGTGGAGAACCGAGCTcagcacacccaaagtgctaccttaacgtttgtccctagtGAAAGGACACCAATCTggcatcctaatgacccagtgaccgagggccacccaatgacgacccctgagggatggagagaaggagcacCGGGTGAAGACCTGtgccctggggagggtgggagggggaagagtggggagagaggaggtgtCTGGCCTACTCACTTGGCCTTTTTGGAATGGGTCTCTATTTGGGTCGTTGTCTGCTCCTGACACCGCCACTGCTGCCACCGACTCCCGGGCCCGCCTAGCCACGGGTTTCTTCTCAGCGCCAGTGTGCTTGGACTCTTCAGCTCCCAAAGGGACCAAGGCATACTTCTTGGACCTCCCGAGTAGTGGGATGCCAGAGATTGGGGGAAAGGTGGCCAGTTCCAGGGGAGTGGCCGAGattccctgcccccaggaagggaaggttctCTCCACAGCAGGTTTGGAGATGCCCCCAAGGGATttcttctcctggacccccttcctcctAGGAGTGGGCCGCGGCCTGCTGCCTGTAGCGGCAGCTGCAGTAACTGATACTACTGCCACTCCCGGGTAGCTGGGCAggctgccccccttcccccagagcacgctctgcattttcttagggggagaggtgtcctcctgctctgcatcgccctgcctgccctcccttTCCACAACCGAAATTAATCCTTGTGGAGCCGAGGACTGGCAAGTGCCTGGCACGTTAAGGAGATTCTCTCTGCCTTGGACATGCAAGCGTCTGGGTGTGTTCCCAGGATCCTCAGGGCTGTTGAGCGTGGCCTGGCCTCCGtctttgggataaatgctcaccctcatcCGCTCTATCTCACTGAACTCATCAGAGGACTTGGGGTCGGACAGCAGCTCAGCTTGGCTTTCTGAGGGGGGCCACTGGCGATCCAcagccacgttcaacctactTCTAGTGCCTCTCTTAGGGTTCCCACCGACGTGGAGAGGGCCGGCCTCAGCCTGTGCCGCTTCCCCACACCTCTGGGTGGCACTGCCTCGACTGCGGGGACGCGCCTCGAGATTCCACAAGGCAGACACTTCGCCGACCACATAGCTCTCCTGGGACAGGTAAGCACAGGTGCCCAGCAAATTCAGGTTGGCCAGCTGCTGCAGGATGGCCGCcactgactcgtcagccagctgcagggcgtCCCCCTGTTCGTCGGCCAGGGACCCAGGCCGGCCTTCCCAGCCCCACAGCCCTGGCCCTCCCGCTTCCAGCAGCTCCCGCTCTGACTCGAAGCCCTCAGGGTCTGGGAAGCCATCCCCGCCCTCACCCTCGCAGCTTCGCAGTGCCCCAGCCTCGGGGATAAGGCTGGGTCCCTGCGGGCCTGCGGAGCCGGCCTCAAGGCCGCTGGTCTGCTCCCCACACTCTGAGCTGAAACCCGCTCCCGAAACAGACAcctcatcatctggggagctcatgTCGCGATCTGGGTGGCCACCGGACCTGGGGTGGCGACGATTTATCAACCGGgtcgcggtggcggcggcggtggTAGTCACGGCAGGCGAGGCGGGTGTCGACTGTAGCTCGCCGGCAAGCAACAGAAGCACCACACGCAGGAGATGGCCGCAAATAACGCGAGACTTTCAGCGCGCCAGAGCTGCCGCCTCCTCATTGGTCCGGTTCCTCCCAACCAGCACGCGCCTTGTTTGGCCGTCCCCTCGAGGTGTAACCAATGGGGTCGACAGCCTCCTCTGGCTTGCTGCCAAGCCCAAGGACCATCGTGGCAGTTTGGAGTTGGTGGGTGAAGTTGAAGCTGCGAGGATACGTCTGTCAAGcctctcttcccacctcctcctgtcgCACCTCTGCTTTCTGGTTAGAGTCACAGCCCTGAGCCCTGACTGTGTACAAAATgggtggagcgggaggcaggagggtacTGAGGGTGCTGgtctcctgggaggtgaggatgaaacgTCAGGATGGAGGCGCTGGGCGTCTAGCACGTGCTGAAAGCActtgccagcctcccttccaccacaagTCTTATGACCAATGGGAGAGTGGGCAGAGGAATCCCGCACTCAGTGGTGAGTGGTCGGCGTACTTCTCCCTCAGTGGCCAGAGGACAAAGGGATCGTAGTTTTGTTCTGTAACATCTCTGCCTCAACTGCTCCATCAAACGTTCTTGGCAGTCAGATTTGAGGGACAGACTGGGGTTGACCTTGCTCCCTCAGCTCTTTCTCCGATCTGAGgcaattgaaagaagagagaatcttAGTGTCCAGTTACAGTCGCAAAGGTGCTCATGACTGCTGATTCTTAAGATGTAAACTAAAACAACTAATCAGGTTTCACACACTAGGAAGACAACCTTCCTAGAGGTTAACCATTCTGAGAGTGGGAGAAGTTAGGAGCAAACCCCTGTGGCGGTGGTGCAAGAAATCtatttgggaggtaatttggCAGAATCTATTAAAAGCAACTTATACAGCAGGGACCCTGTGCCTGGCTCTCAGTGGTTCCTTGTGATATTCCTAGGACTATAGTACCAGTGATTACCAgcctcttacaggtgaggaaacaggtacTGAGAGGTTCAGTCACTGAGCCAAGGTCATTTGGCCTGTGCAGATCAGTGGTAGCATTAAAACCAAGCAATTTGACTCCAGAGCCCTTG
Coding sequences:
- the LOC136154498 gene encoding uncharacterized protein CXorf49 homolog, which produces MSSPDDEVSVSGAGFSSECGEQTSGLEAGSAGPQGPSLIPEAGALRSCEGEGGDGFPDPEGFESERELLEAGGPGLWGWEGRPGSLADEQGDALQLADESVAAILQQLANLNLLGTCAYLSQESYVVGEVSALWNLEARPRSRGSATQRCGEAAQAEAGPLHVGGNPKRGTRSRLNVAVDRQWPPSESQAELLSDPKSSDEFSEIERMRVSIYPKDGGQATLNSPEDPGNTPRRLHVQGRENLLNVPGTCQSSAPQGLISVVEREGRQGDAEQEDTSPPKKMQSVLWGKGGSLPSYPGVAVVSVTAAAATGSRPRPTPRRKGVQEKKSLGGISKPAVERTFPSWGQGISATPLELATFPPISGIPLLGRSKKYALVPLGAEESKHTGAEKKPVARRARESVAAVAVSGADNDPNRDPFQKGQVTRNQLTMAQDRKGSSSHAEGRAVLGLHAVESSIFLQEEQLLPPGPASCG